The Topomyia yanbarensis strain Yona2022 chromosome 3, ASM3024719v1, whole genome shotgun sequence nucleotide sequence CGAAATACCTTGTCCTAACCCGTGTGAATAAACTTGCTATATGTTTCAATTTGGCCATATTAAACGATCGTTTTTCTTTAATCGTCATTTTTAATTAATCTTTAATCGTGAGCCCTTTTCGCTTTGCCTTATTAAATTCGAATCGGTAAGTTACAATTCCTCCTGGTAGTTTGTCCGCCCTGAGATAGCATATATAAAGAGAAACTTACAAGGTAATAAtctgcccataatcgcatatcagtcccataaagataggaaatcccatagaaaacgggacaaatacgcgatcatgggcagtaatgTTCAAtgtaattgtggaaatgtctattacattcttattccACTTGGCAAATACATAAACAGTGCTCGACCAGGACCTTGCCTCTTATGTTTATTTTTGGATTCATGATGGATACGCCAGTTACTACTCACGCTCTTTCGAAATTTCAAACTCAACAATGATGTATTACTTTTGGTACACACTAAAATTGTATTTCGCTGTTCGGCAATTTTTTTGACGGAAATTTCGGTAAAGTCCGAAAGATGTCAAACTTTACCGAACGGTCTGTTGTATACAAATGGTTTTACCAAAATCTGTAACTAAAAGTACAATTCGTACAGTAATATATCATTATTCCTGTATCCggtaaaaaaatactgaatgaaTGGTAAAAAATTACTGTTCATTACCGAATTTCGGCAAATTCGATTATCCATGAAAATTAACTGTCAAACCGCAGTCATTTGCAATTTTGAAAGTGTTCTGCACAGCGTAGATCTTTATTGATCGCagctaaaaaaaactttcaggtTCTTTCCCGTTATGTGTTATCACTACCGGATAGCTGCGCTGCTTTTTAAATAGAATGAAAGTTCCAAAGATTAAAACCATAATAAAAGTATAAAAATTAtacatttgttgtttttatataCAAAtccgaaatatttttatataatttattaaaaaatgaaagTACCGAAAATGTCCGGAAACATCTGTATTAAAATTACCGAACTATTTGGTAATTTTTGACagatcagaaaaaaaattgattaccgaacgatATGTAACTTGTTCAATTACCGAACTGGCTACCGAACGTTCAACTGTTGAAAGTTCGGTAAAAAAATTACCGAATACTGCAAATATTTCTAAGTGTGTAGATGGTACGGGCATTCATTATTCAAAGCTCTTATTCATtcaacatacaaacatacacccAATTAAGGAAAAAAAAGTAATGATTAAAACGATGTGAGAATATTGTTTTCGACCGAAaaatttaaccctagaacgttgcactggggtataaatttACCCCACTCCATCTCTGGAGCCGGATGAAAACGGGagttcggcatttaccgacctgggacaaTCCAATTATTGCGTTTGTGACTCTATCCGCAAAGGAAAGTGCAAGACTAACGATTGAGGCTGCTTCAATATTTTGGCACCGAGCGCGAAAACCAACTCGCGAATAGTATAAATGTGCTGgtaagtttgtcaaaatgtaCAAAGATTAGAAATCCTTcaaactccttctctaggacaaACCATCAACCGAATATGCATCAAAAATGCTGTTATGCTTTCATAAAATTCGAAGCTGAAAGCTTCTAGTTCCCCGGGCCCTGATGATGTTctctaaatttttgttgaaaaatacattaGAGgacttcttgaaccacttcggcgagtcttcgtgcTACCACTCACTACTAGAatattcccttcctgctggaaaacAGCACACATATTTTCAGTTCATAAAAAGAAAaccaatcgaacattgacaattatcggtaAATCTCATGTttaagtgccgtatcaaaactatttgagctggttgttttagatcatattttctttcactgcaaacacagCATTGCAACCatggttttatgcctaaacgatcgacaacacCAACTTGCTCTCGTTCGCAACATATGTACTCAATGGATTctctgacggattgcaaaccgaccATAATTACGACGAATTAATCATGATAATGCTATCGCGAAGCAAACTCGGTATTCACGatcaacttctgcgctggtttcgttcctacctcgatggaaggcaactccaaatcagcattaaggactatcTTCActattcttcgctacatccggtatTCCACatggaagccatctcggtccagtaatattcctcctctatttTAAAATcgtcaatatcaaattacaaggactcTGCGTTTGTTTGGCCGActacatgaaattttttcgacaaatGCGGGAAAGAATCgatgccgagtttcttcagagttAACTGGAGAGCTTTAGCACGTTGTGTggtctaaacagaatggttttaaacttgagtaaatgctcaatcgtaacgtcacgcggaaacgccatccaatttaatttaactaccatttattcgactcgagcattccaagacactctgaCGTGAAGGATCTTGGAGATATCATGGATTCAGCACTTACGTTCAagccacatacttcatacatcgtgaataaggcatcaagacagcttgggttaaTTTTCCGAATAGTGAAAAACTTTAGGGACGTATACTGTGTAAAATCACTATATTGCGCACTTGTTCGCTCAACACTGAagtattgttctgctgtttggaatccgtactaccagaccggcgttgacagaatcgaggccgtccaacgccggttcatacccTTTGAACttcgacatcttccttggcaaaataGATTtgagctgccgagctacgaaaaccgttgtcagttaatacaacTCAACACGCtaggcatccggagggactgctcacgagtcctgttcgtctcggacttactgtctgccagggtggattgccttACAATCTTCGGATATCTGAATCtacaagcccgcgttcgagttctatgtaataactctcttctgcgaatTCCATTCAGGCGAACCAACTATGGTCGCAAGCGttctgttaccggactccagcgtatTGGCGACGGCATTTGAATTGAACCGGACGAGGAAAACGATTATAGCTAAAATTCCATCTATTCTGAAATGTGAAGCTACAACAAATAATCAATAAACAACAATAAACAACAATAAACATCTCCCTtcgttaaaattaaaacaacccGATGAAATAGCATGGAAGCATGGGTCTAGAAGCGGATGGGCCCATCATAcgttgactactgtcaacgtCTGTACATCAACATAGAGATAACACTCCCTGGTTAGGAATAATCGACCCAGCgaggaaatttaaattttataatttatttctcGCATTAATAGAAATATTATATATGcaattttatattaattttagtggttttaaaatagtttatctacacagaaaaaaatattttgtaattttaagtttattttcatgcatatatttggagcatgaatataaatgtaaaattaagtcccaccacaaatacacacgacttgtcgtgctttcttcaacgaattttactataattttacacgtggattgaaaattacagtttctttaaacagaaaaccaatgcacttcaatgtatttttattcgaatactgctgtaaaatgaatgacatgtagtattacacgaatgaaagtgtaaaattgtatgctgtttgatgctccaattgattttagcgtaattttcaatcaaatttttgattcaatcgttgtatgtttatattcgtattgatttacatgtcgtttaaacttcattattttttggtgtgtaacgAAAAAAGcgaaatttcaataaaattgcctTTGGTTCACTTCAATCCATGTTAGGGTTCATTAATTTTTCTTGGATTGGTTTCAAATTTTTCAGGTGTTTTTGTTAAGTTAAATGAAAGCTTCTTCAGACCGACACTCGTTGATAtggctattttgaattttttctaaCAAATCGCGGCCAAGCTAATACGTATGGCATGTAATCCGTCAGACCAACCAAGCAGATCGCTGCTATCTGAGCACGTTATCGCTTTGCTGACAATAATGATGTGTTTGTTGTCCTGTTACACtgactttattatttttttgcccaATTTACTTCGGCCTAGTGAGCTGCACGACAAATTTAAATTGTATATGTATTCCTCCCAAGtaacatttgaagttttatagcactctacaagtgcaatctaagttttatcagtgactaaaaaactaccataaaacctgaaTTGTTACTATGGCTAGCAGTCATGCAAACTATAAACGGATTCTTTATTTGAGTTCTTTTAATCAGAATTATTTGTAATCAATTAAATTATCCATGATTTCCAGATTAAAGCATCAAATCGTAAAAAATAATCTGAAAACATGCTGGATTGCACATAGCTTAAATAGGGTGgttgctcctatagttgaggtgtatcAATAGTTGCAGCAGTGGGTTATACGATTAATTAAGGTACGAACCGTCaccaaatattttttgattggtaaaTCATACTAAAATCAATAACGGCAATAAAAGTTTTATACGCTAAATTTGCTCAAatagcaatgaaaaaaaaaatgatttgcttTGAATTTTCCGCTCCCTTGCTCAAATGGTTTAGctaatgtacctatagttgcatgGGCCATAAAAAAGCAATCTATTTAGAACTTGCAACAATAGGAATCAAAATTAGCAATTGCACCACtgttggtacatgtgttcctataatGGCACAAGCAGTTTTAAACACATAAATTGGCGAATAAGCAaactttatatttttatatatccATAAAAGGAATTGGAAGcttttgtttaatattttaacaccCCCGTGGGTCTcataatcaattttttttaaaagttttcctttagtatacgactattggtacatcgaCCATACACAGGGAGAACTCAATTATGTCGATTTCAAATCACCAGAAAGCGATGTCGGTATTTGATAAAAATCCTTTCGTATTCCAGTTTAATCTTTCGAAACTCACGCCGAATAGCACTTTCTTATCAAATACAACCAGATTATCGGCATTAATATGATTTACAATATACTGTTAAATGATTATTATTTAAGCAATAACAGCCAGTTGTTCTCCGATCATATTTTGTTACTGTTTTCATCGATACACAAGTAAACACAAAAGTGATGTTAAAATCATTTATCTTAGTCCTGGTTGCCGCGTGTTTCGTGGCACCATCTGCAGCAAATAGGTGCTTTGGACGGCCCGACGGTACGTTCATCAACGATTTTACTGCTTGCGATACGTACTTTGTCTGCACTCGTCAGACACCTGTGTTGGGTCGCTGTCCACAAGGTTTCTACTTCAACGAGGCAGCGCAGAAGTGCGATCATCCTTGGAATGTGATCTGTCTTCTATGTGTCGGTGATAATGGTGGCGATGAGCCTGATGAAACTGAGCCGACAAACGATTTGCCGGTGAATTACCCTATCGATCACGAGTGCCGAATGTATACAGCATGTGCGGACGATGAAGGTTTCCTGAGGGAATGCGCTCCAGATCTTATGTTCAATCCTGCTACGGGTCAATGTGATCTTGAAGAAAATGTGGATTGCGAGCAAAGTGTATGTCCAAGTAACGTTAACCCATCGGTACCAACGTTCGTTCCGGATCTTAGGGACTGTGCGCGTTACTACATCTGCTTCAATCGTACTGCTACTGGGGATTCGCAGAGGTGTGCTGGCGATCTGCTATTCAACCCGGAAACTCGCATGTGTGATCTACCGGAAAATGTGGAATGTGATGTAAGTAACACTGATATCACTAGATTCGAACATTTTTCATTGCATTTTGCACTATTTTCTAACAATGGCGTAATTCTTTAAGCATATTGTACTTCCACCAATTGGAGAGTGTCCGCCGACGGGAATGCAATACATTCCAGTGGAAGATTCATGCACTTCATATTACGTTTGCGTTAATGGTGATCAACGGGGTCCAGTGGAATGCGCGGatggtttgatatttgatatCCTAACAAGAAGTTGTAGAATACCGTCCGACGAAACCCAATGCATGACGGATGAGGCCGTGAAATTAAGATTTATCATTTAAGCTGTATTGTTCACGTCATTTCATTTCTATATAACCTAACGTTAATGAATTAATCGATGACATACCCTGAGtatttcatattatttattgaaatagaaaaaaagctgCTGAAATACCTTTGTTCAAATTTGTCGTTTGTCTTAATGCCACTTGACATCTGCTTGTACTTTGATTCTAAACATTGGGTAACCATTAGAGTTTCAGAAATACCTATTAATATCGTATCCTTTCCTCTCTTGCAGTCAACAGAGCGTCTCTCTTGCGCTATATTTAGACAAATTCCATCTTGGGTGTAAACTGTGTCAGATTTGCAATGTCAGTCGCTTTGGAAAATACTACAAAGTGGAgtcttaaattttttaatttcagtttcattgctgagatatagcgaaataCGTTTGTGACAAGCGCTAAATACTCAATTGAACGAGCTATCTCGTGACAGCAAAAACTCAGACAACAAACGTATTATCAACTGTTGAGTGTATAGAATGACAATAGATGTCTCTGATAACAGGAAATAAATTAAATCATTTCACCATAATAATCAACTAGGATCATGCCTTGGAAGAAAGAGGTGTTCCACCAAATTTTTCTCTGCTCCTGAGGGTAACTTGATTTTCCAAATTGTCAAAATTATTTCCATCcattaatttttgtaatgtttGTAGTATTATTCATACTGACGTTAAATGCCGCGTAGATTGGTTGCTTCCAGTTAGGCCTCGTATCAGCAGCACTTGTTTAAATATGTAGTATATTTCCAGTTAGTTCTGTATTTTTGATAACTTACCTGCATTTTTGAATGTAGACCGAGTACATAGACGTGTATTCTATTGTATACTTGCACCTCGCTGTACATGTCGTCGTACTGCAGTACGCCTACGCGGTCAATTTCGGATATGTTAGATGACTTCATCCCAAAGAATTTTCAACACTTCTTCAAAACATCTTTGTGAAATTTCcttattatgattttttttaagccCAAAAACAAATCAATATAATTGGCGGTGAACTTTTTCGACAGCTgagatttttatttttccatcacCTGAACCTTTCCTAAATCCGACATGACCTTTTCGAGTTCTGTGTTTTATTTACACATTTCCTCGTTCTACGTGCGCAAGCGTTATTTTACTGCGTGAATCATGCAGTGCATGCTTCAATTCTGCTGTCTCTGTCAACGAATGGGCTTTGCCTTTCTAAAATAACTTTGGATGAGACTGTTGTACCAAAAGGTTGTACTCCTGAAGATTTTTATTACTCTGTTGATTCGCAAAACCCGCCAATGAGTCATGAAGCGTTTTTGTGTACTCCATTCTGTCCGGTTGTCGCTTCCGTTTTAAGGTTTTGGTCAGTTTGTAGATGCCGGGGATAACTGTAAATAATAAAAGATTAACTCAAATTTACAAAGATGaagaatttgttgtttttgtttatcATTGGATTTTAAACGACGCCGGTAATGACCCTTATGATGCTAGCTCGGCTCTCGAAAGCTTTCAGGATGTAATATAAAAATGTTAGATGTTTTCAGCGTTATGCCATGTCCAAGGTACAGAAGCCATTTCTTTCTGCGCTTTTATATAAGGAAAGTGATGGAATGAAAGTTTGTCAATCGCTCTTTCTATTAGGGTTTGTCTAGGTTAAGGTAATTAAATTAGCGCAGTTTCAGTGCGAGAAACAAACATTTACTGCGCCATATTACCGGAATCACATTTTTCAATGTTCGTGTAGTTAAAATGTAAAAGGTCTTTTGTCGTGCCTACGACTAACGTTtaaccacagacaaacagacgtaacagctcgaagaaaatttaaaaaaaatcatcgcccacggtatactagcgacatctgttgaacacattgcacaaaataagattctggcaaccatgggacaattttttttttcaaccgaagTACTGGCAACAATGCCCACAACGATTGTCAACTGCAAGATAGTAGATGAAAGGTAGGGGCATTGTTGCAGTTGCTAAATTTGAAgagtgaaataaaaaaatcgcctGTCACGTACTTCAATTTTCCATGGCATAATTATTGCTattgacaaatttaaaaaatgcagaGCTACCACTACATTTTTAAACCCACACAACCATTATTGTtacgggaaattaagcaacgccaaaattgtttttcttttcgtgtgAAGAAATCAATTGTTGTCGTCAATTGGGCGtatgattgatttttgtctcTATTTATTCTTTCTGGTCGTCGCTCTTTTGGAATCCCGGAGACATCACGTACTCTTAATTTTATTTAGTCTATTTTTAAAGAGTCGGCTGTGCTATCGAGGTCATCATTGGACCAAGATCACGGAATCACAACCCCTAAAATTTCCTTGCCAATATCAGGATCAATTCACATCAACGATTTCATTTTTAACGTTTTCCGTAAGTGAAAACTCATTATGTAGGctatgggagaatttaattttataaaattctaaACGGATGGTTCGCCACGATGAGTACATGGCACTACTTTCCCTTTCAACGAAATCTTTGCTTCTgttttgagtgcaaagtatgttCGATGTGTTggtcttctatatatatacgcAATCTAAATATGTAGTgattatcattcataataatccCACGACTTGATAGTTGGGTTGCCGCGGATCGTTAAATATATCTAGATTGAATATGGTCCAAGCGTATCTTCAATTTTCGTAACTCCTGCACCCCGCCAAAGTTGAATTTCTCCGTAAGtctccggggaccaacaaattcgaaTCCGTTGCATACATCCGGTTAGATTTGTTACACCGAACCAGTTAAATTAGGAAGATCCTAAAATGTATCTGCTCACCGATCAGCATCGTGCAGGAAACTACGAAATGATTTTGAACAATTCTTACCTTGAAAACTTCGACAGGAATGCATTTCACATTTCTggaccattttgtttgttttggtttgcataaaatgaaaatggCGGTTATGTTTTCGGGCAAGATGGTACAGGATGTCACATTGTTTCAGCTATACATACTGTTGCCATATTTCTTCGTTAAAATCGATAAAACAAatggatatgaagaagaaaaacataaacaaataacGTAGTGGGCAAAGGTTTTGATTCGGTTcagtcataattatttttatcgctAGTTTCGAAATTAAAAAGTGTTTCTAAGTGCTCGAATCGGAAGATTCATGGTGATGTTCGGCCTTTTCTCTCCTTCCATCGTGCGCCAGGAtggaatcaggatgctcgttccgATCATTATGTTTACTTATTTTATGGGTCGTAGAAGCCTTGCTCAATTTGACAtgtataaaactaatacactcaaaagtgacgaaagttcccacctttctttccCTTCATCTTAGTTTTCGGGTTCTTGTGGTAACAAAGTGACACATTATGGCTATGTGTCAAAATCGCTTCACAAGCGCCACGCTCGGTGAGATGGCGCATTTTAcataatttaaatcgaccgttttttctgtgggcgatgaaaattcttctagtgttacgtctgtttgtctgtggtttAACGTTTTTGAaggtaactttcattgtactgaacggaatttCACAATGTTTATACTAATCAATCAGATAAAGTGCATGAGACTTTTATTGGATTTATAAGCTTGTATAACATAAATATAGAATAATTGGATCGACTTTTTTATGACGTTAAGGGGGGGGGCGGTGAGGTGTTAAGGATTTCaccgtaaaaaaatcagttttttgtcaatttttttagaaagatgggtgaagcgaattgatcgaaacttttgtaaatttcaatatcaTTCTGCAATTTTTAGTGGGAAAATATTTGCAAGCCACTCgctgatgaagctttttgtgaaacgtctctggaaaaacacgatttgcggtgctAACTGCCATTCAAACACGACTTAattgatttatttcaaactttgcatacatattctatgtaaaaatacctaacccccacgttgagtttttgagataatttttcataaaGAAGTTTCCTTCTTGGGACATTCAGACGAGTAATACccgatcaaaaaaaaattgagggcAAAAAAATTGGTCCACACCCAAAAAAGAAAAGGAATTCTTCGAGGCTTTAGGCTATTATCGAAATTGTATCCGCGACTTTGCTCGAATCGCAAAATGTCTTAGGAAGgattaaaaaaatgtcaaaatgtcTTAGGGCGCCAAATGCAAAATGTCTTGCTGCGCTATTCAGCATAGAGAACAATTCATTGAAACCTTTGAGAagtgcaaaaatatttaaaaagtagcaCTGTTCTGCAATACCCATATCTCGATAAAGACTAAACCACGGATTCTCCGAATCAAGCAGTAGGTGGCGTATATCGCATAGACCCATAGCCTTTTCTTCAAGAACGTTGACAAAATCCGTCACCTTAGAGAAAAAGCTACTCGCTATCGTAAGGACATGCAAATATTTTCGTACATGCCGCTGTGGAAGAAAATTCGTGCTCTACATTGATCACCAGCCATTGAAATATGGATTGAATCTCAAAAATCCAAACAGAAAACTAACCCGCTGGAGATTCGTATTGAAAGAGTACAATTATGAATTAAGGTACAGACCAGGGTAACAAAATATAGAAGCAGACACTCTCTCTCGCTTAGAGAACAACGCCAACGAAGCTGGAGAAGAAAATAGCACAGACGGTACCACAGTACATTTAACTGATATCGATGACAGCGAACAATACGCAAAAGAAAATTTGTTCCTCTTGTTGTTAGTATGTtccaaaaaaattctaagaggCGCCTGTTCATGAGACACTGATGAGGAGGCTTCCttaatacaataaaaatattgataactattccaaaattatcattaaaaatagttatGTTAATACAATGATCCATTCGGCGAAATACTCATTTGGCGAAATACATTCGGCGAAACAACTTTTGGCGAAATGGCCTGCGGCAAAACGGCATTCGGCAAAATGATCTTTAGCGAAATGATTTTCGGTGAATAGTCTCGCCCCCGTTAGAGATATATTACGAGTTACCATGGTCAGGAACTTTCCTGCCAATGTATCAGCTCAGCATACATAATCAGTTGTGTTGTTCGTATAGCTTATTTTTGTGTACTTTTCAATGAAGTAGGGCTGAGGAAACAAATCTATATAATCAAAATGACAACGTAAGCAGTACTATGGAAATTTAAAAGCTGTGGATATAATATCAATGCaagatattttgaaataaaGTTTCAGCAAAAATCTACGTGTATAATCATAGTTTTGATATTTGATGAGGGCACAATAGCGCCACTAGATGGATTACAACAGGTTTTATTATCCATGACTATCGCAATTTAAATA carries:
- the LOC131694177 gene encoding protein obstructor-E-like; its protein translation is MLKSFILVLVAACFVAPSAANRCFGRPDGTFINDFTACDTYFVCTRQTPVLGRCPQGFYFNEAAQKCDHPWNVICLLCVGDNGGDEPDETEPTNDLPVNYPIDHECRMYTACADDEGFLRECAPDLMFNPATGQCDLEENVDCEQSVCPSNVNPSVPTFVPDLRDCARYYICFNRTATGDSQRCAGDLLFNPETRMCDLPENVECDHIVLPPIGECPPTGMQYIPVEDSCTSYYVCVNGDQRGPVECADGLIFDILTRSCRIPSDETQCMTDEAVKLRFII